One Rhodoferax ferrireducens T118 DNA segment encodes these proteins:
- the nadD gene encoding nicotinate (nicotinamide) nucleotide adenylyltransferase: MKRIGVFGGAFDPPHVAHAALVKAALAELQLDELRVVPTGEAWHKTRTLSPAPHRLAMAQLAFAELPHVVVDPRELERVGPSYTVDTLREFKALWPTAEFFLILGEDQAQALPSWHDWQEILQLAIICVATRACSTGAGAKFDLETTHKSRFRRLLMPALNVSATDIRARFAAHLSVADMVFEPVARYIAHHHLYQTA, translated from the coding sequence GTGAAGCGCATCGGTGTCTTTGGCGGTGCGTTTGACCCCCCGCATGTGGCCCATGCGGCGTTGGTCAAGGCGGCGCTGGCCGAGTTGCAACTTGATGAGTTGCGCGTGGTCCCGACCGGCGAAGCCTGGCACAAGACGCGGACTCTGAGCCCGGCGCCACACCGCCTGGCCATGGCGCAACTGGCATTTGCCGAGCTGCCGCACGTGGTGGTTGATCCGCGAGAACTCGAGCGCGTCGGCCCGAGCTACACGGTGGATACTTTGCGTGAGTTCAAGGCGCTGTGGCCGACGGCCGAGTTCTTTTTGATTCTGGGCGAAGACCAGGCGCAAGCCTTGCCAAGTTGGCATGATTGGCAGGAGATTTTGCAACTTGCTATAATTTGCGTAGCTACCCGCGCTTGTTCGACGGGGGCTGGAGCCAAATTTGATCTAGAAACTACGCATAAATCGAGATTCCGGCGACTCCTCATGCCCGCTTTAAATGTCAGCGCAACCGACATTCGGGCCCGATTTGCCGCACATCTAAGCGTTGCCGATATGGTTTTTGAGCCTGTTGCACGTTATATTGCCCACCACCACCTTTACCAGACTGCTTGA
- the rsfS gene encoding ribosome silencing factor → MTTTTFSTIAKKDIQKLQRAIVDGLEDVKAQDIVVFDTEHLSALFERVIIASGTSNRQTKALAASVRDAVRDAGFAKPRMEGETNGEWIIVDCGQAVVHIMQPNFRQYYNLEELWGDKPVRLKFGAAKPVVKEAAKPVKEVKAVKAVRAVAQPIADIRRSNAAKKGVAEAFPSKAQLQKAALAAKSAAAKVPAKKVAAKKAPAKVSAAVTTPRVAPKPAAKVAVKKVIVNDPAKKVAAKKVVAKAAVAKKAPAKKTAVRKA, encoded by the coding sequence ATGACTACCACTACCTTCTCCACCATCGCCAAAAAAGACATCCAAAAACTCCAACGTGCCATAGTTGATGGCCTCGAAGATGTCAAAGCCCAGGACATTGTGGTCTTTGATACCGAACACCTGTCCGCCTTGTTTGAGCGGGTCATCATTGCCTCGGGCACGTCGAACCGGCAAACCAAGGCGCTGGCCGCCAGCGTGCGCGATGCGGTGCGGGATGCCGGTTTTGCCAAGCCACGCATGGAAGGCGAGACCAATGGCGAGTGGATCATTGTGGATTGCGGCCAAGCGGTGGTGCACATCATGCAGCCCAATTTTCGACAGTACTACAACCTGGAAGAATTGTGGGGCGACAAACCGGTGCGACTCAAATTCGGCGCGGCAAAGCCGGTCGTGAAGGAAGCGGCCAAACCGGTCAAAGAGGTGAAGGCTGTTAAAGCCGTTAGAGCAGTCGCTCAACCGATAGCGGATATCAGGCGCTCCAACGCCGCCAAGAAGGGTGTGGCCGAGGCATTCCCGTCCAAAGCACAGCTGCAAAAGGCGGCGTTGGCGGCCAAGTCGGCGGCGGCAAAGGTACCGGCAAAAAAAGTAGCTGCCAAAAAGGCGCCAGCCAAAGTGAGCGCTGCGGTGACCACTCCGAGAGTCGCTCCCAAACCCGCTGCCAAGGTGGCTGTGAAGAAAGTCATCGTCAACGATCCGGCCAAGAAAGTGGCTGCAAAGAAGGTGGTGGCCAAAGCCGCAGTCGCCAAAAAAGCACCGGCCAAGAAGACGGCTGTGCGCAAAGCCTGA
- the hemF gene encoding oxygen-dependent coproporphyrinogen oxidase gives MSAVAVGSAHTEAVSSYLQGLQARITAAIADIDDTAFLLDAWQKPAGELLQGKGITQILEGGPVFERAGCGFSKVSGPRLPPSATQHRPELAGAPFDAMGVSLVFHPRNPFVPTVHMNVRMLAAKAADGTQVCWFGGGMDLTPYYGFEEDVRHFHSTCKATLAPFGDDKYPRFKTWCDDYFYLKHRAEPRGVGGIFFDDFSELGFEGSLAMMQAVGDSFLNAYLPIVERRKNTVYGKREREFQLYRRGRYVEFNLVWDRGTHFGLQSGGRTESILLSMPPLASWSYQNVPAAGSPEAELYTRFLLRRDWV, from the coding sequence GTGAGCGCAGTGGCCGTGGGCAGCGCGCACACCGAAGCGGTCAGCAGTTATCTGCAAGGTTTGCAGGCGCGTATTACCGCGGCGATTGCGGACATCGACGACACGGCATTTTTGCTTGACGCGTGGCAAAAGCCAGCGGGCGAGTTGTTGCAAGGCAAGGGCATCACGCAGATTCTGGAAGGGGGTCCGGTTTTCGAGCGGGCCGGCTGCGGATTTTCCAAAGTGAGCGGCCCCCGGTTGCCGCCTTCGGCTACACAGCATCGCCCCGAGTTGGCGGGTGCGCCGTTTGACGCGATGGGCGTGTCGCTGGTGTTTCATCCGCGCAACCCTTTTGTGCCCACCGTGCACATGAACGTGCGCATGCTGGCGGCAAAAGCGGCTGACGGCACGCAGGTGTGCTGGTTTGGCGGCGGCATGGACCTGACGCCGTATTACGGGTTTGAAGAAGACGTGCGGCATTTTCACAGCACCTGCAAAGCCACGTTGGCGCCGTTTGGTGACGACAAATACCCGCGTTTCAAGACCTGGTGTGATGACTACTTCTACCTGAAGCACCGCGCCGAGCCGCGCGGCGTGGGTGGCATCTTTTTTGATGATTTTTCCGAGCTGGGGTTTGAGGGCAGTCTGGCCATGATGCAGGCAGTCGGCGATTCGTTTTTGAACGCCTATTTGCCCATTGTCGAACGCCGAAAAAATACGGTTTATGGTAAGCGCGAGCGCGAATTTCAGCTTTATCGGCGCGGTCGCTATGTCGAGTTCAATCTGGTGTGGGACCGTGGCACGCACTTTGGCCTGCAGTCGGGCGGGCGCACGGAATCCATTTTGCTGTCGATGCCGCCGCTGGCGAGCTGGTCGTATCAGAACGTGCCCGCAGCGGGTTCGCCGGAGGCCGAGTTGTACACCCGCTTTCTGCTGCGCCGGGATTGGGTTTGA